Within Topomyia yanbarensis strain Yona2022 chromosome 2, ASM3024719v1, whole genome shotgun sequence, the genomic segment attaatttgattcattgtattcactggatgaattaactcaatttgattcatttaattcatttgaataatttgattcatgtgattcatttgattcatttgattcatttgatttatttgattcatttgattcatttgattcatttgattcatttgattcatttgattcatttgattcatttgattcatttgattcatttgattcatttgattcatttgattcatttgattcatttgattcatttgattcatttgattcatttgattcatttgattcatttgattcatttgattcatttgattcatttgattcatttgattcatttgattcatttgattcatttgattcatttgattcatttgattcatttgattcatttgattcatttgattcatttgattcatttgattcatttgattcatttgattcatttgattcatttgtttcatttgattcatttgaatcatttgattcatttgaatgatttgattcatttgttctgtcgtttgttttatttcattcaatttgttagtatgagtcaatttattctattattcttataactatttctaaatataatcttaatttttatttgataacctaatctaatttcattcgtgtattttataattttgatttacattaatttttctactcattttatgaatttaaaaacctagtatttcattttttgctttacttttttgtttctgtcgttttgttgatttctataatttattcgagattttattcgtgcaagtcTAGAAACTAGGGTTGGGAAAACCGAGGCATTTTGagaaaccggtattttcggtattgaaaatgaaaaaaaccggtaaaaccgctaaaaaccggtaatcacaaagaaaaaatcgaaattaaattgaatttacaAAGCAGTCGCATTTAACTTGCtttgatgccaattcatactTTATTAACAAAGTAATCGCTCAACAGACGTTACTTGAGAACCACTGATGATCGCAGCATGAAAAGTGTGCATGTCGTCATGTTGTCTAACTTGCTTATTGTACCAAAAAGCACAGCAGGTTAGCTAAATGCAGTAGACAAAAAGAGACAAAAGAGATTCGACAAACCATTACTGTACTAAAATTGCTGTTTTCTCCTTATACAAATGCCTTAACATATACTGAaaataatgttcaaaaaatgtttgagctCCAGCGCATCAACAACGTTTTAGATTTGTAATAGGTCAGGTTAATCTGACTATTTTGTCCCCAGTATTCAAAATACCCATTTTAACAGTCCTACTTCGTATATGAAACCGCTTAAGTTTCAATTCCGCCTCGTCTTGAAAACCAGCGTTTATGTGCTTTCTTTTCCAATTGAGCATGAGCAGGATGACCGTACAACTCGTAATTGCTAGTCCTTAATTGAACagaacaagcaaaatttcacaaaaaatttgcgaatggaccctgggagtagctatccatcatcAATCGAGAGTTCTGTACGGTATAATGCCAATGGCGATGTCTGCCGCGTCCTTACAGCCATCTGGGAAGGAACGAAATGTTAgcgtaacaaattttgttatggagaccgtgtacctctgcatctccacgtttgccacgggcagGAATTTTGTCAGTGGGGTGAGGTAAATAATTGCACAAGTcaatcattgtcgtcggttaccagtgagcccaaataattgcacaagtCAATGTggagaagtgttatcatgtattcattgctctgggcagctagCCACCGAGAATTTATAACAGATTCCTAGATtgttaaaaatgcaacttcaactccggacaACTGATTGTcgtgagtgttgtttagttgatTCAAGCGATATGTGACTGCTGAATATGCTAATAGCTGTGTAATTGAAGAGTtcgaaatataaataatattcatcGTATTATTATGACCAATGAAACGACAAATATGAGTTGATTTCTCTCTCTACAAACGATTGAATATGATGCAGATTATTATGCAATTAACATTCGCGCGCGTAATAATATTATTACTATTAGCAAAAATGATCGAAGGAAGGAAACTGATTCACTAATTTAATACAGCCATGTGCTGAAGATGAATCGAGCTGCATTCCTCTGCTTATACAAAAACATTGAAGTGTCCCAAAACAGGCGATCTTACTTCTAACATTAGTAGGTGAAAATATTAACATTATaacaatgaaaaattatttaaatagttttcgctaaaaaatatcgaaaataccggtttttcattcttgcaaaaccggtatttcggtatttaatatttggacggttttaccggttttcaGTAACGGTAAAACCGGTACTCCCAACCCTACTAGAAAACtagaactgttttcatcccacctctagttgggtgcatacttctcgtgagttctgcaaactaatccaatagtgatatgtgtaagaaatgtttcatctcactgctaggtggattaaatcggtttttatttattttatcacttgcttcattttgtttattttattcattctattcattttattgatttcattaaccTTCTGCATACCCTGTTATTCATGAACAAccacgttttcaaacagctataactttggggttagacaagatttcctcacaaaaaaataaaactaataattgtgactatcaccgtatatttgagcgctaatagttacaagaaatatccgaataactgaagttattacaattgtTCTGATTTGATTTCACTGGAGCAGTACTGCCaaagacattttcagttatcggtggaaaactatattttgatatatattcgttgtcttcaaatattgttgaaaactgataaattttatcaatgtagactgctttcggctatcttttctgcccaatcgaactattgaaaactttgcaggagatgtgtattaaggattggtatatcaaaattgagcagcttctcaaACTGCTGGATAAGCATCAAatttgatcaaaacaggtttttcgtgtttctttactctaacacttttaagaaaaacggttCTTGGAGCATATATGTGCAAGATAAATATTaggtatgaaagggttaattttatccatattattcatatgatttgtcttacaaattcaatatttttttggttttgttcatattatttatttaatttattttaatcattttaataaattgttaattttttccagttcatatactttattcagtttctttattttattaattcggtttagtgTGTTCTTTCTATTATTGAATGACAGTTTGCTAGCTTGAAACAATTaaatttactctcttaatttcataacataactgtctaattttcatttgagctgatttgatttattttattgatttgattttgtattcattataaaaaaataatgaaacaaataaaaatttaaaatatttctgaagcaaaaaataaaaaaaagttgttcataAAATGGAAAGATTTtatgcataacttttttttatttttttgcttcataattatttaaaaattttatttgttttattatttttctttaatttattcggTTTATTCGATgtgttattcgtgcaggactggAAACTGTccttatctcacatctagttcACGGTGTTCCtgaaaccgttattaacaaaaaatgaacatgaatttgtcatacggcattcgaaagatacagtatccaagcatcttctcagtgaatttcaaaatgatccatcgaaggattcgagagaaattgcaatttgaagttttatgacacgtttcataaggctaccagcaaacacccacgggtttggtcctatctctacaaacaaagaaatgtttgtctacttatttagtacatggcattcgaaagatatagtaatcaagtatatctcctgcaagtttggaaatatttcattgacggaatcgaaatttataacagtttggatgtggtatgcggtcatagatgggttttctaccagacatcaagcgtgaatccatgtttgtccattgactatttagatcgtttatacgtgtcgcggtttttaaaggaaaacctgaccatTCAATTACAttaatataatgtacaaaaggtgttatttatctggtgcactgaaaaaatatgaaaatagggttgtctaccaaacgttaaatataatgtgaaaactaaaaaaatgaataaaagttggaatgtttacttcaaaaggccatatctcaatggtttgttgactgattctaattatttttttcattattgaacaggtaaacgtttcattgttaatttacattaacaagaaagaatataaaacagagtcatctacatcaataaataggcgatatagttgatctcaactatatgtattatcattatttagtaaatatttttgttttaaaaatagctgCCTATCCATTTTTGTATACTAGTGGATTGCAAatgctgtataaacatctgaatgtcaaattctcatgataagttcaattcgacaataaaactggcAATAgctagagatatgagcagatgaacttgtactaataacatcccctttgaccagttttaacatatgtcaacgattgtacaaaatttccaacaaaaaccgtatcataacataaattgatctgaatcagcaaataccttcatatttattaaatttatggttttatttttccatcatttgtagtttgcgttcgttgcattcaactaatgtataggtcatcgttttgaatacaaagatattcactaaataatgatacagtcgtgattcgctggttgggccacagccttgtccaactaacgaatttgattcgctagttggaccgactgacaaatgtcaaaaactcaccaaaggagatgttgacagtgtaaatgcatctgttcacatctctaaatattgtcagattgattgtcaaagtaaatttggcacgagattttgacgttcagatgctttttagttggtttagttgtaatacatataattgaggataattatgttgtctattgtttgaagtaggcaactctattttatattcttcttattgaaaattaacgatgaaacgtctacttgttcaataatgaaaaaataattagaatcggtcaacaaaccattgaaatatggccttttgaaataaacattcccacttttatccatttttttaatttacacattatatttaacgtttggtagacaacccaattttcatattttttcaatgtgccatataaataacaccttttgtacattatatttttgtaattaaatGGCCAGGTTTTCCTTCAAAAACCGcggcacgtataaacgatctaaatagtcaatggacaaacatggattcacgcttgatgTCTGgcagaaaacccatctatgaccgtataccacatccaaaccgttataaatttcgattccgccaatgaaatattttcaaacttgcaggagatacACTTGATTACTacatctttcgaatgccatgtactaaataagtagacaaaaaaattttgtttgtagagataggaccaagcCCGTGGGTGTTTTCTAGTAGCCTTATGAAacttataaaactttaaattgcaatttctctcgaatccctcgatggatcattttgaaattcactgagaagatgcttggatactgtatctttcgaatgccgtatgacaaatttgtggtcatttttttgttaataacggttttaggaacaccgtgagtTGCTTTGCGTGTGTTCGGCAAACTAATGTATAATATAACAGTGATATGTTtaggaaatgtctcatctcactgatacgtggattaaatcggttttatttattcctttcatttatttcatattttattcattcgatTTATTTTGCTCACtccattcatttcattaatttgatccattcatttgattcctttgattccttcgatttctttgatttctttgattcctttgattacTTTGATtactttgattcctttgattcctttgatttctttgattcctttgattcctttgattcctttgattcatttgattcatttgattcctttgattcatttgattcctttgattcctttgatttctttgattcctttgattcctttgattcctttgattcctttgattcctttgattcctttgattcctttgattcatttgattcctttggttcctttgattcatttgatttatttgattcaaatgaatcaattcaaaaatttgtttcatttgattcatttgattaatttgtttcatttgattcatttgattaatttcattaatttcattaatttcattaatttaattcatttgattcatttgattcatttgattcatttgattcatttgattcatttgattcatttgattcatttgattcatttgattcatttgattcatttgattcatttgattcattgattcatttgattcatttgtttgtttgtttggttgTTTATTTGGGCTTTAACCCCAAGGGTCATTCGCCCTGATGAATTAAATGGATATATGTTTACATTGCATTTAACAAAAGTGGGTAAATTATCGTTCGATTGATAAATctcctttttttaatttcaaagtcTCTGTAGTTGTGTTGTTTCTTGCGCTGGACCAATGAGAATTACAGTTGTGTTAGTATTTGAAGCGTAGGTCTACGATGAATCTTCGGCTCCCAAAAAATTAGGCGAAGGAGCTTCACATGTTGTTTGAAGGGCTTGGTACTGGACTTCTACACAGCATCGAAGATATTGGCGTCCTTGAGGAAAAGCAGTAGAACTTCTTCTTGCGTCGAGTCGTTTGATAGGGCGTCTCTGATAGACGTGGGTATATTATAGAAGCGACGCAAATCAGCAAATTCCAGGCAGTTGGTCAGAAGGTGCTCAACGGTGAGCCTAGTGTTGCAGGAGCTGCATACTGGTGGATCCACTCTGGAAACTGTATGCGGATGAGTGACTCTGGTGTGCCCCACACGCAGCCTAGAGAGCACCTTCTGCTCAATTCGGTTCTGGCGGTCCGTCCATTTGTCAATGGATCCTTTAATTTTCTGGAGATAGCCGGTAGAAGATCTCCAATGGTTGGTAAAATGCTGAACAATGCAATGGTGAAAAGCCTTGACAATGTCCTCTTTCGGTACCTTCTTGGTAAAGGATGTGGGCGATGTTCTACCGAGAGAGGCCAACCGATCGGCGTCTAAGTTTCCCTGGATCCCGCTGTGCCCCGGAACCCAACAGATGGTGGTCAGTGGGTCATAGGTTGCTTCGATGGCTTGTACAAACGGGTGTCGTGACTCCCCTGTTCGAAGTGCTGATAGCACTGATAAAGAGTCTGTTAGTATCACTGTCGGAAGATTCTCTTGCCTCCTGCGTATGGCCACAAGGATTGCAGCTGCCTCTGCCGAGAAAACGGAGCAGGTGGCTGGAAGGCGGAGTGAGAGACCGGCTCCAATGCCACTAACTCCTATCCCTACACCCTGGTAAGTCTTGGATCCGTCTGTATAGAGCTTTGCGTGGTTTGCGTATCTTCTTTCAATCACTTCAAGTAATTTCGTTTTTGCAACACTTGGAGCTGCGCCCGCCCCCACTGATCTAGAGAGGCTGATGTCCAGGTTTGGGCCACGTGCAGTCCATGAACGATGCCACACTCTGACTAGACCCGCTAGCGGTGGAAGAGGTGTTTGGGTATATTCCATGTGGATTTGTTTGGCTGTGTCAAGTGTCAGGCAATCTCCTCCGTAGGTTCTTTCCAGGAATCCGAGGGCTCGCCTCAGAGTGACTAATGCTGTCGCCCATCTGCAGGGCAAGACTCCGGCTTCAACACATGCACTATTTGCTGGTGTGCTGGGGAGTAGGTTGGAGGCAGTGCGCACTGCTCCATGGTAAAGTGGGGCAAGGGTGTTGATCAGACCTTCGAGATTTTGGCATGTTAGCTCAATACCATAGAACAAGCGTCTGAGAATTAGGGCTTGGATGATGTAGAGGGCAGTATTGCGGTTGTTCCTCGGGTGTCGGGAGCAGATGGTGCGAACAAGCCTTTTCCGACTGTCACAGTCCCGTTTAAGTTGCCGAAAGTGCGTAAGGAGTGTGAGCTTCCTATCAACTGTTACACCAAGTATTTTCGGTTCCTTCTTAAAGGGTATTAGGAAGCCGTTGAGTTTTATTGGTCTGCCAGTTGCCACGTGATTATATGGACAACAGTGAGCAGTAACACATTTGCTGATGGAAATCCGGAAACCTACCGAAGATGCCCATTTTCCGATGGCGTTTACAGCCGCTTGCAACTTGATTTTGTTGCGGTTTCTGGATTCACCAACGACGACTAGTATGATGTcatcagcataaatgaaaatgaaaattcccttCGGAAGATGGGCAAATACAGACTGAATGCTGACGAGAAACAAGGTCACAGCCAGTACAGATCCCTGAGGGACTCCGTTTTCTTCGCAAAAAACGTCGGATTGGCTACCACCAATGCCGACACGAAATCGCCGGTTGAGTAGATAGCGTTGAAGAAACTGCCCTAGATTGCCCCGGATTCCCCACTGTTGAAGTTGTCTAAGAACTCCGTGGCGCCACACGGTATTATAGGCCTTCTCCAAGTCCAGAACGGCGATGTCCGTATGCATTCCATCAGCGACGGCCTGCCCGACACCGGTTCCAAGGCCTTTACGGTAAGCGAATTGACGACGGTCAAGGCGATTTTCTGATTCAAGTAGGGTAATGAGTCTTCTGTTGACCATTCTTTCCCTGACTTTTCCGGTACACGGCAACAGACTTATTGGTCGAAAGTCGTTCGGCGTTCTCTTGCCTTGATTCCTTTTGGGAAGTGGAATGATGAGGGCGGTACTCCAGGACTCTGGGAAAGACCCGCCTTCCCAGATCCTGTTGTAACTGGCCAGCAGTGCCTTTTTACCCTCTGGAGGCAGATGTTACAAGAGAGGATATCCGATATTATCTATACCGGTGGCTTTTCCTTTTCCTTGGTTGAGTGCCGCTGTGAGTTCCATTCCCGTGAATAACTGATTGTACTCGGGGCCGTTGTCAGGTGGAAAAATGATTGGAGATAGTTCAGCTTGTTGTTTCCTCCTGAGGAAGGCTTGCGAAAAAGATGTATTGGCCGATAGAGAGGAGAAGTAGCGGCCTAATTCATTGGCAATCTCGATTGGTTGGGTGGTTGTGATGTCGTCGATTTCGAGCGAGTATCCAAAATGCCTCCTTTTCCCGCTTAATGCATTGATTTTTCTCCATAGTTCGCTGGTTGGTGAGTCAGTATGGATCCCGTGAAGAAATTCGTTCCAACTGGCTTCTTTGGCGTCGGTGATGGTTTTTCTGACAGTGTTACGAAGTTGGCGGTAGTTGCTGGCTCGTGCTTCCCAGAGAGGGTGATTGATGGGTGTCCTTCGAAGGGTTCGGAGTGCCTTCCTGCGTTCGCGAATTAGTTGGGCTACTTCTGGGTTCCACCAATGTACCGCCCTTTTGGGGGATGCTCCACTTGTCCGAGGAATGCACGGTTTTGCCGCTTGTTGCCGATTTCATCTGGTGAGTACATCCGGTCCGGTTCGATTCGGTCAGCTAGGTTTGACTCGTACTCCTCCCAATCAGCGTTGTTATAAAGCCAGCGTTTACGTCTGGTTGTCGTCGGAGGTATTCGGTCGTAGGAAATGTGAATCGGGTAGTGGTCACTTCCTCTCTGGTCATGAAGTACGGTCCACAAAAGCTTCTTTGCGATGAAACGAGAGCAGATGGTGAGGTCGAGTGAGGAAATGGCTCGTCCCCGGAGGAAGATGGTGGCTCCGTCATTAAGTATTATGAGGTCATTTTTCTCTACTGTTTGAAGGATGTCGTTGCCGCGGCGGTTGCATCGAATAGAGCCCCATGCGGTGTTATGGGCGTTCATGTCACCCATAATCAGGACTGGAGTTGGGAGTTGATCGATGAGTTGATTCAATTTTACTCCGACTTGGTTCACCCCCTGGGGGAGGTAGATTGAGACCACTGTGCACGCGAACGGGTAGTTGATTCTCCGGGCAACTGCTATCAGCTCCGTCTTGATTGTTACCGGTACTGATGGTACATCCGTTCGAATAGCTAAACCGATCGTTTGATGAATGTTGGCTCCGGACGAGGCCACCCAGGAATAACGGTTGCTGAGCCAGGGAGTCGGATAAGTCTCTCTCCGGATGTGGGTTTCCTGCAAGGCTAGACAGATAGGGTTTGTCTGGGCGATGGTCCTCTGCAGATCTCCGAGGTTGTTTCTTAGAATGTTAATATTCCACTGTATTGCTAGTGTGTATTGGTGCGTGTGGTAACTGGGTTCCGGGGAATTGACATTGGGGCGGTTGCTACTGGTGGATGGCCTTCCGTTGGAGAGCCAGCCGATACTGGCAGTAGATTCCTCTGCGGGGGAATTGATTGTCGGTGGTATTTCTGCAGTGGTCTTTCGTGCGTCCCTGCCCAAGGTCTGTCCGGAGGGAGAGGCGTTTTGCCTTGTCGAAGAATGATTGCTTTTTCCGGATTTGATGTGAGATGTTAAAGTTTCTGCTGTGGGCGTTGCGACCTTTTTCCGGAGGGGAGTCGGGCCCCCCGTACCGGCAGCTGCCTGGAGCTCGTCGACATCAGTCGGGACATCCCAGGACAGGGCCAGTGCAGGGGAATAGGCATTTTCCTCAAAGGTCCTACTTCTAGGTTCTGGACTGGTGCCTGTGTGGGGTGTTGTAGATCTTTGCCGTTTTCTGGGTGGTGGTAGGTTGGCAGGTCGTGCTTCCGGTGAAGACAGATGGTATGGTGGGCGGCCCATTTTGCTGTTTTTTGCTGCCTCTCCTCGGGAACTTCTGTTTCGGAATCTTGTTGGGTGCCACGAACATCCAGCTATCGGGCTAAGGGCTTGTGCCTGGTCGGTTTGAAGTCTGTGGTCGGTGCGACCAAGCGGTCGTCCTCTGGGGCTTCCAGCTGGAGGCCTGCCGGGAGGCTCCGGGTCGCCAAGAGATGTGTTCGGAGTTGCGCAGGACTGACTTGGTGTTGAGGAAAATACAGTCAACGTCTTTGTTGCCGGGGAGTCCGGCGTTATTTGTTTTACATATGCTAGGCGGGTGGTCTGCCTACACAGTGTCCCATCGTTAGGCGGGGCAGCGGAGACGGCCGGGTAATCCGCCGTACGTTGGTTGATGCGTTTGTGGTTTTTTGTTGTGGCTGTAGAACAAGGGAGCAGGACCATAACTGTATCAAGGATGTGGGAACCTAAAGTACTTGCCTGGGGGTTGTCCGATGGTCCCGCACCGACAGCCGCCGGGGGCTCATCGGTGTGGACCGGTACTTCCCCGGACAGGGTCGATGCGGGTGAGATGGCTGATGGTATGGTGCCCAATAGGTCTCCTCGTTTGTcttgtgtttttttgttgtacTCTGTTCTCTGTTGGTTCATCATTTAGTTTTTCCGGTGCTGTGGTTGTTGTTACTGGTgtgtgctgttgttgttgtgtaGTTGTTGCtttttgttgaaattgtttCTGTCTATTCGGAGATGTCAATCGAAGTGGCGCCGTCCTGGCTAGTTTCCTACTGGGAGGTGGAAAAGTGGTCGGTGGGGTTTAGTTTTAAGGTGGTTGCTTCATCCGGTGCGATGTTCTGGGTTCTGGTTTTGTTTTCCTTCGTTAGTGGACTTCGGGATTTGTCCTGATTTTCTATTTCGCGCTCTTTCTTATTTCGGTTTCGGCTTTTTCTTCTGTTCTCGAGTTCTTGTTGGGTTGTGCTTGTGGTGAATATCAGATTTCCTTCCAATAGTGAAGCAACTTGACCCTTGTTTAACTTCTTGACCGGGATCGTTGAGACTGGCTTTGGTCGGGTGGTATCTGTGGGTGTCTGCAGTGCTATTTGTCTTTGTAGATCCGAGAAAGCGAGTCGCAGAGCAGCCATCTCATTGCGAAAATCTTTGTTCAAAATTTTGGCGTCAAGCAGTTCCTCTTTTAACTTGGCGATTTCGACATCCTTGCTGTCGCTTGATAGCTGATTGGCGGTTCGCTCTCTGAGCTGCGCTAGCTCCTCTCGAAGCAGGCGGATTGTTCTTTCCTTCTCATCAGATCCTGGCGTTAGTCTGCCTTTTAGGGTA encodes:
- the LOC131680148 gene encoding uncharacterized protein LOC131680148, translating into MVNRRLITLLESENRLDRRQFAYRKGLGTGVGQAVADGMHTDIAVLDLEKAYNTVWRHGVLRQLQQWGIRGNLGQFLQRYLLNRRFRVGIGGSQSDVFCEENGVPQGSVLAVTLFLVSIQSVFAHLPKGIFIFIYADDIILVVVGESRNRNKIKLQAAVNAIGKWASSVGFRISISKCVTAHCCPYNHVATGRPIKLNGFLIPFKKEPKILGVTVDRKLTLLTHFRQLKRDCDSRKRLVRTICSRHPRNNRNTALYIIQALILRRLFYGIELTCQNLEGLINTLAPLYHGAVRTASNLLPSTPANSACVEAGVLPCRWATALVTLRRALGFLERTYGGDCLTLDTAKQIHMEYTQTPLPPLAGLVRVWHRSWTARGPNLDISLSRSVGAGAAPSVAKTKLLEVIERRYANHAKLYTDGSKTYQGVGIGVSGIGAGLSLRLPATCSVFSAEAAAILVAIRRRQENLPTVILTDSLSVLSALRTGESRHPFVQAIEATYDPLTTICWVPGHSGIQGNLDADRLASLGRTSPTSFTKKVPKEDIVKAFHHCIVQHFTNHWRSSTGYLQKIKGSIDKWTDRQNRIEQKVLSRLRVGHTRVTHPHTVSRVDPPVCSSCNTRLTVEHLLTNCLEFADLRRFYNIPTSIRDALSNDSTQEEVLLLFLKDANIFDAV